TGTTGCTGCAGCTCCAGTGATTTTTTTGGGATCCGTGATCCTTCGCGGTACAGGGACGTGCCGCCATTTTCGCCGGCCTGAGCCATTGAAAATGGAGACGATCAAAAACCGCGTTTTTTGATCGCCGTGCCCTGAGAAATCCCGGATGGACTTATTCAGGGCCGGATGACAAGGCGCGCATTGTGCACCAACGAGCCGCTAAAGAACAGTCCACGAGCGGTTCATCAGGGCGCCGGGCACTCACGGGTCCAGCGCCCGCCCCAGAAATATTCCATGGGCTGGTAATCATATTTGTAGCTCATCTTGCGGCAGTCTTTGATCCAGTAGCCCAGGTAGAGCCAGGACAATCCCTGTTCCCTGGAGCGGATGATCTCGTAGAGCACGGCGTATTTACCCAGGCCCCGGGCCGACAAATCGGGATCATAATAGGTGTAAACCGCCGACAAGGCATCGTCGAGCACGTCGACAACGGCGACGCAGATCAGCCGCCTGTCAAGCCGCATTTCCAGAAAACGCGTGTTAACCCAGGCGGCGGTGAGGAATTCTGTGTAGTGACGGACATCGCCGTCGTCCATGCCGCCGCCGGGATGGCGGTGCTTCAGATAACGCTGATACAGCGCGTAATGCTCCGGGTCATAGACGGGCGCTCGTTCGCTGACAACGAGGTCCTGATTTTTCTCCCAACAGCGCTCCTGGTGCCGCTTCATGCGGAACTCCCGCACCGGCAGACGGACGGGAACGCAGGCATGGCAGGGATGGCAGTGCGGACGATAAAGATGCCCGCCGCTGCGGCGGAAGCCGTGCGCGGAAAGCAGGCTGTAAAGCGCCGTGGTTTTGGGGACGGCCGGATCGGCGAACAACGTCGTGGCCTGCCGATCCGGCAGATAGCCGCAGGGATGGGGCGGCGTGGCGTAGAACCGCAGCAGGCCGGCACGCGTGGGCTGATTCATGGAGGGGCCACGCGCCAGGCGTCAGGGGCCGGCGGCTGCTCACAATACCGGTCCAGATAGGCGATGAAGGTGGCGCGCGGGATCATTTCGGCCCCCAATGTCTGCAGATGTGAATTATGCACCTGGCAGTCCATGAGCGCATAACCCCACACTTGCAGCCAGCGGCACAGATGCGCCAACCCCACCTTGGAAGCGTCCGTCAGACGGCTGAACATCGACTCGCCGAAGAACACCCGGCCCAGGCTCAGGCCGTAAAGGCCGCCCGCCAGTTTACCCGCATGCCAGCACTCGATCGAATGCGCACGACCCAGTTGATGCAGGCGGGTGTAGGCGCGTTGCATGTCGGGATTCAGCCAGGTACCGCCGCCGCCCCGGCGCGGTCCGGCGCAACCGGCCAGCACGCCCTCGAAGTCGCGATCCCAGGTGGCCGTAAACCGCCCGCGGCGCATGGTCCGGCGCAGGCGCCGCGAGATATGCATGCGTTTCGGGAATAACACGCAGCGCGGGTCGGGCGACCACCACAGAATGGGCTGATGCTCGCTGTACCAGGGGAAGATGCCGCGCCGGTAGGCGGCCAGCAGGCGTTCGGCGCTCAAATCCCCGCCCGCCGCCAGCAACCCGTCGGGCTCCTGCAGGGCCAGATCCAGCGGCGGAAAATCCGCGGCGTAACGTTGCAGCCCAAACCAATACAGCGGCTGTGATTTCACGCCGCCTCCGTTGCCCGCCGGTACGGCGAATGCTGCTCAAG
This DNA window, taken from Gammaproteobacteria bacterium, encodes the following:
- a CDS encoding arginyltransferase, which gives rise to MNQPTRAGLLRFYATPPHPCGYLPDRQATTLFADPAVPKTTALYSLLSAHGFRRSGGHLYRPHCHPCHACVPVRLPVREFRMKRHQERCWEKNQDLVVSERAPVYDPEHYALYQRYLKHRHPGGGMDDGDVRHYTEFLTAAWVNTRFLEMRLDRRLICVAVVDVLDDALSAVYTYYDPDLSARGLGKYAVLYEIIRSREQGLSWLYLGYWIKDCRKMSYKYDYQPMEYFWGGRWTRECPAP
- the aat gene encoding leucyl/phenylalanyl-tRNA--protein transferase, whose protein sequence is MKSQPLYWFGLQRYAADFPPLDLALQEPDGLLAAGGDLSAERLLAAYRRGIFPWYSEHQPILWWSPDPRCVLFPKRMHISRRLRRTMRRGRFTATWDRDFEGVLAGCAGPRRGGGGTWLNPDMQRAYTRLHQLGRAHSIECWHAGKLAGGLYGLSLGRVFFGESMFSRLTDASKVGLAHLCRWLQVWGYALMDCQVHNSHLQTLGAEMIPRATFIAYLDRYCEQPPAPDAWRVAPP